GACGGTGGCGCCCTGCGACTGCACGCTCTGAACGGGACCGAGAGAGCGCTGGATCGCCGCTTGGGCGTTCGACTGGTCGGCCTGGATGGTGCCCACGGCGGTCTTGAAGCGCTGGTCGAACCCGTCGACGAAGGAGCCGACCCGCTGGTTGGTCTGGTTGAGGCGGTACTGGTAGTAGGCGTAGAGGATCGTGCCACTGAGGGCGGCCCCCACCGAGGCGGCCACGATCAGCGAGACCATCCCCCGCATGGTCTTGGGAAGGAGCCGATGCCGCCACGTGAGCGGCGCGGTCGCCGCTGCCGGAGTCGTCCCGGCGCCCGCTGACCCGCCAACCGCTGACCCGGCAACCGCGGCGCCGGCCGCCGCCCCGGCCGCGTCGCCGGCAGGACCGCGTCTGGCGCCTGCGCTCCGGCCGGCGATCGCGTCGGGCTCCTTGACGCGTTTGACCGCTTTGGTCGGTCCGACCGATCTGACCTCGTCGGTCGGATTGGCCACCTTGTCGGCCGCTTCGACATCGAACGGCGGCGCACTTGCGGCCCGACGCCCGTTGCCCGTCATCCGGCGGGGCGGTGGAGGCGGCGGCGGGAGCGTGCTCCTCGTCGAAGTTGCGTCGCGTCGCGATGGCGCCCCGTCCCGGGCGGCGCGTCGCGATGGCGGCCCGTCCCGGGCGGCGCGTTGCGATGTCGCCCCGTCCCGGGCGGCGCGCCGCTCGGCGGGCGGCCCGGCGGACCTCCAGCCTTGGGCCGATCGGACGCGTCTGGTGCCGTCCCTCAGCTCCCCTGCCCCCGACCCGGCGTCATCCGGGTCGAGCTTGCTGCTCCCCATCGGGCAAGAGGGTAGCTCGCGGCGGGCGCCACGATGAACGCTGTCTGACGCCGTAGCGATTCGGTAGGTGATTCTCAGCCCGCGTCGAACTAGAACTGGGTCATGCCAGACCGAGACACGGGAAGCCGGCGGCCGGTCTCGCTCGCCAAGGCCGCTGAATATCTCGACCTCCCGGCCCAGTCGGTCGAGGCATTGGTCGACAAGGGGTACCTGGCCGCGCTCGGCGCCGGGAGCAGCGGGCCCGAGTTCGCCCTGGTCGATCTCAAGGCCTTCCTGGCCCGCAACGCCGACAACGGATCGGGCAACATCCTCGATGCCGCGCTGGACAGCGTCGATCCCCAGACCCTGCTCGATGCCCTCGACGGACGTTCCGAGGAGATGGCCAGGAGGGCGTTCGAGATCTTCTCCACCGTGTTCCCCGAGTCCCGGGGCTGGTCGCTGTCCGAGCAGGCGCGCTTCATCGATCAGGCCCGGGCTCGGTTCGAGGCGATCCTGGCTGTCACCGGCCAGGGCGCCGAGGTCGACGAGGCGCTCGTCGGCGACCTCCAGGAGGTCGGAGCGAGCGCCGCTTGGGCCGGCTCGCCGCTCCCGCAGCTGCTCGTCGTGCTGCGCATCTCACGCGACCTCGTTGTCCAGACCGCGGTCGAGCTGGCAGAGGAGCGGGGCCGGCACTGGGGCCTGGCCCTGTCACTGTTGCTGACGCGTGTCCTGCCGGCCATGGACCGGCTGACCGACGCGCTGGCCCAGGGCTACTGGGCCGCCGTGGTCGAGGAGCAGAAGGAGAGCCGGGCCCGCTACGAGAATGTCGTCGAGCACTCCTTCAGCGGCATCTGGGAGGTCGATCTCGAGGGTCGAATCCAGTACGCCAATCCCGCCCTCGGGATCATCCTCGGTCGCCCGACCGACGGGTTGGTGGGCACGCCGCTCACCGACATCGTCGTTCCTCTGGACACCAACTCGGAGCTCGACGCCCTCATCACCGAGCCGCTCGAAGGTGCCGAGGTGCTCGAGCTCACGATCGTGCGTGCCGATGGCGTCCGACGGGTTCTCGAGGTGCGCACCATGCCCCGCTATCACGACGCCGAGCTCGTGGGCTTCCAGGGGGTGGTGCGGGACACCACCACTGCGCACGATCTGGAGGCGGAGAAGAACGAGTTCCTCGCCCTCGTCACCCACGACCTGCGGACCCCGCTCAGCACGATCCTGGGTCTGGGCTCCACCCTCGAGGCCCACGGCCGCGAGCTCGGGCCCGACCACATCCAGCGCACGGGCGAGTCCATTCGCCGCCACGCCGAGCGCATCGCCCGACTGGCCGACGACCTCTACGACGTGAGCCGGCTGGAGGCCAGCTCGCTGCTCCTCGCCCCCCGACCCGTCGATCTGGCCCGGGTGGTCGAGGTTGCCCTGCATTCGGTGGACCTGCTCTCGAACGAACCAAGCCCCTCCGTCGAGGTGAAGGTGCCGACGGGCACGGCCGTGCTGGCCGACCCGCGGCGACTGGAGCAGGTCGTGGCCAACCTGGTGGAGAACGCCCTGGTCCACGGGGCCCCGCCGGTCGGCGTCGAGCTCCGTCGGGCCGACGGCGCCGAGGTCGAGCTGGTGGTGGTGGACCATGGCGGCGGAGTCGCTCCGCTGATGGTCCCCAGGCTCTTCAGCCGGCTCCAGATCCTGGCTC
This sequence is a window from Acidimicrobiales bacterium. Protein-coding genes within it:
- a CDS encoding ATP-binding protein; this encodes MPDRDTGSRRPVSLAKAAEYLDLPAQSVEALVDKGYLAALGAGSSGPEFALVDLKAFLARNADNGSGNILDAALDSVDPQTLLDALDGRSEEMARRAFEIFSTVFPESRGWSLSEQARFIDQARARFEAILAVTGQGAEVDEALVGDLQEVGASAAWAGSPLPQLLVVLRISRDLVVQTAVELAEERGRHWGLALSLLLTRVLPAMDRLTDALAQGYWAAVVEEQKESRARYENVVEHSFSGIWEVDLEGRIQYANPALGIILGRPTDGLVGTPLTDIVVPLDTNSELDALITEPLEGAEVLELTIVRADGVRRVLEVRTMPRYHDAELVGFQGVVRDTTTAHDLEAEKNEFLALVTHDLRTPLSTILGLGSTLEAHGRELGPDHIQRTGESIRRHAERIARLADDLYDVSRLEASSLLLAPRPVDLARVVEVALHSVDLLSNEPSPSVEVKVPTGTAVLADPRRLEQVVANLVENALVHGAPPVGVELRRADGAEVELVVVDHGGGVAPLMVPRLFSRLQILALRERDRARGTGLGLSLVRGLVEAMGGRVWYEPAPEGGACFAVTLPVPHHSGSIDS
- a CDS encoding serine protease, producing the protein MGSSKLDPDDAGSGAGELRDGTRRVRSAQGWRSAGPPAERRAARDGATSQRAARDGPPSRRAARDGAPSRRDATSTRSTLPPPPPPPRRMTGNGRRAASAPPFDVEAADKVANPTDEVRSVGPTKAVKRVKEPDAIAGRSAGARRGPAGDAAGAAAGAAVAGSAVGGSAGAGTTPAAATAPLTWRHRLLPKTMRGMVSLIVAASVGAALSGTILYAYYQYRLNQTNQRVGSFVDGFDQRFKTAVGTIQADQSNAQAAIQRSLGPVQSVQSQGATVANLLKKTQAAVWFVHTVDANGQPSVGSAFAVSSGNGKTLLVTSYNTVQAATHQPAPQIYVRKGDTDTPATLWSWQPAKDLALLTLNRDNEKTVNFASGDAPMKVGDRVYAVSGLGAAGGSITSGSVADASSNVLQSDAAVGTSFQGGPLINGQGDVVGVASRTYSPLGFTSDGVYFGVPIQSACEQVLSCPGGSPPSAGPKS